The following coding sequences are from one Candidatus Omnitrophota bacterium window:
- a CDS encoding polyprenyl synthetase family protein yields the protein MEYMTLRRKEVEAFLWSLLPQPDGMAAKLNEAMRYPLEAGGKRIRPILVLMGLDFCRGVGWREALAGKSWEGVDDDLREAVMRTACAIEVVHTYSLIHDDLPCMDDDDLRRGRPTSHKIYGEALAVLSADALHTLGFQMISSASERWALPCFHAIRELAVACGYPGMVAGQVLDLEYENKPGTEEVLEYIHLHKTAKLIRAGLLMGARMACGNERDYALLEEAGYKLGLIFQVVDDILDVVGDTQVMGKPAGSDEASHKLTYPALIGLEKSRERAYRLRNEILSLMQAEGDRAEFLIQMTEWLLERNA from the coding sequence ATGGAATACATGACTCTCCGGCGGAAGGAAGTAGAGGCCTTTTTGTGGTCTTTGCTGCCGCAGCCGGATGGCATGGCCGCCAAGTTGAACGAAGCGATGCGGTATCCCCTGGAAGCGGGGGGAAAGAGAATCCGTCCGATTCTGGTGTTGATGGGATTGGATTTTTGCCGGGGCGTCGGGTGGCGTGAAGCTCTCGCCGGGAAGAGTTGGGAGGGCGTCGACGACGATCTGCGAGAGGCCGTTATGAGAACGGCATGCGCCATTGAAGTGGTGCATACTTATTCCTTGATCCATGACGATCTGCCCTGCATGGACGACGACGACCTGCGCCGGGGGCGGCCTACGTCGCATAAAATTTATGGGGAAGCCTTGGCGGTGTTGTCGGCGGACGCGCTCCATACATTGGGATTTCAGATGATTTCCAGCGCTTCGGAGCGATGGGCTTTGCCTTGCTTCCACGCCATACGGGAATTGGCCGTCGCCTGCGGCTATCCGGGCATGGTGGCGGGGCAAGTGCTGGACCTGGAATACGAAAACAAACCGGGGACGGAAGAAGTATTGGAGTATATCCACCTACACAAGACGGCGAAGTTGATCCGGGCGGGTTTGTTGATGGGCGCCCGTATGGCCTGCGGAAACGAGCGCGATTACGCTCTGCTGGAAGAGGCGGGGTATAAACTTGGTTTGATTTTTCAGGTTGTCGATGATATTTTAGACGTAGTGGGCGATACCCAAGTGATGGGAAAACCAGCCGGAAGCGACGAAGCGTCGCATAAATTGACCTACCCCGCCTTAATCGGGCTGGAAAAATCCCGCGAGCGAGCCTATCGGCTGCGGAATGAAATCTTGTCGTTAATGCAAGCGGAAGGAGACCGGGCGGAATTTCTGATTCAGATGACGGAATGGCTGCTGGAAAGAAACGCCTGA
- the rny gene encoding ribonuclease Y: protein MLWELVGAAAIALIAGLVIGYIFQKNRINREIGSIELLSNKIREEAQKDAATIRKEAAIEAKEQLYQEKTKAEQEFKERRAEITALEKKLDRREETLEKKIEETENLDRQNQALAKQLERKSKDLEKKETELSSLIEEERGKLERISGLTSDQAKQLLLESLENDVRRESAKVIKQIMDAAKENANRDARKIIAACLQRGCTEYVHESTVSTVSLPSDEIKGRIIGREGRNIRSFEALTGVNLIIDDTPDTVVLSSFDPIRREAARQTLERLISDGRIHPGRIEEIYNKILKEMEEEMRESAERIVFELGIVDMNPELIKILGRLKYRYSFGQNQLYASREVAFICGAIAAEIGANVEICKRAALLHDIGKAVDFERDGTHASIGGELARKFGEAPIVVNAIAAHHEEVEMETVEAVLVQVADALSSARPGARRESIETYVKRLENLEKIAESFNGVEKCFAIQAGREIRVMVEPEEVDDQAAVKLAYDVSKKIEEEMQYPGQIKVTVVRETRAVAYAK from the coding sequence ATGTTGTGGGAATTGGTTGGAGCAGCGGCAATCGCTCTGATCGCAGGCTTAGTCATTGGTTATATTTTCCAAAAAAACCGCATCAATCGCGAGATCGGAAGCATAGAACTCCTATCCAACAAAATTCGCGAGGAGGCGCAGAAAGACGCCGCCACGATCCGGAAAGAAGCTGCGATAGAGGCGAAGGAACAACTTTATCAAGAAAAAACGAAAGCAGAACAGGAGTTTAAAGAACGCAGGGCAGAAATAACAGCTCTGGAGAAAAAACTGGACCGGCGGGAGGAAACGCTCGAAAAGAAAATCGAAGAGACGGAAAACCTTGACCGTCAAAATCAGGCGCTGGCCAAACAACTGGAACGAAAATCCAAGGATTTGGAGAAGAAAGAAACGGAACTGTCATCCTTGATCGAAGAGGAACGCGGAAAGCTGGAAAGGATTTCCGGTCTTACTTCGGACCAAGCCAAACAATTATTGTTGGAATCGCTGGAAAACGATGTGCGCCGCGAATCGGCCAAAGTCATCAAGCAGATCATGGACGCCGCCAAAGAGAACGCCAACCGTGACGCCCGCAAGATCATCGCCGCCTGCTTGCAACGGGGATGCACGGAATACGTGCATGAATCGACGGTTTCCACGGTTTCGCTGCCTTCAGACGAAATCAAAGGCCGCATCATCGGACGCGAGGGACGCAACATCCGATCGTTCGAAGCGTTGACGGGCGTAAATCTGATTATCGACGATACGCCGGATACGGTGGTGCTCTCTTCCTTCGATCCTATCCGCCGGGAGGCGGCGCGGCAGACGCTCGAGCGGCTGATTTCGGATGGGCGCATCCATCCCGGACGCATCGAGGAGATTTACAACAAGATTCTGAAAGAAATGGAAGAGGAGATGCGGGAATCGGCGGAGCGGATCGTATTCGAACTAGGCATCGTCGATATGAATCCGGAATTGATCAAAATTCTTGGCCGTTTGAAATACCGCTATTCCTTCGGACAAAACCAACTGTACGCCTCTCGCGAAGTGGCCTTCATCTGCGGCGCCATTGCAGCGGAAATCGGCGCCAATGTGGAAATCTGCAAACGGGCGGCGCTGTTGCACGACATCGGCAAGGCCGTCGATTTCGAACGGGACGGCACCCACGCCTCCATCGGCGGGGAACTGGCGCGAAAGTTTGGAGAAGCGCCCATCGTGGTCAATGCCATCGCGGCGCATCACGAAGAAGTCGAGATGGAGACGGTGGAAGCGGTGTTAGTGCAAGTGGCGGACGCTTTATCGTCGGCGCGTCCCGGAGCGCGGCGGGAGTCGATCGAAACCTACGTCAAGCGCCTGGAAAACTTAGAGAAGATCGCGGAGTCGTTCAATGGCGTAGAGAAGTGCTTCGCCATCCAGGCGGGCCGGGAAATCCGGGTTATGGTGGAACCGGAAGAGGTAGACGACCAGGCCGCCGTCAAGCTGGCTTACGACGTATCCAAAAAAATCGAAGAAGAGATGCAGTATCCCGGACAGATCAAGGTAACAGTAGTGCGGGAAACGCGCGCCGTAGCCTATGCGAAATAG
- a CDS encoding TIGR00282 family metallophosphoesterase, whose protein sequence is MIKILFVGDIMGRPGRMILKSKLNQLMLQYNVGLCIANAENAAGGKGLNYKIAQELFSYGVDVLTMGNHTWDNKDIFNFIDDNRNIVRPYNYPPSVPGKGFVTVETRNGVPVVVGQLCGRLYMGNADCPFRTADAMLKEIGGRRPIVIDFHGEATSEKVAMGWYLDGRVSAVIGTHTHIPTADERILPQGAAFICDVGMTGPYDSVIGMEIESTTNQFITGIRRHHQVAKQNVKICAVMMQVDEASGKASSIERVTVCGADVTDNGEE, encoded by the coding sequence ATGATAAAAATACTCTTCGTGGGCGATATCATGGGGCGTCCCGGAAGAATGATTCTGAAATCCAAACTGAATCAATTGATGCTGCAATATAACGTCGGCCTTTGCATCGCCAATGCGGAGAACGCGGCGGGGGGCAAGGGATTGAATTACAAGATCGCGCAAGAGTTATTTTCTTACGGCGTAGACGTTCTAACGATGGGAAATCACACCTGGGACAACAAGGACATCTTCAATTTCATCGATGACAACCGCAACATTGTGCGTCCCTATAATTATCCGCCGAGCGTTCCAGGCAAGGGTTTTGTAACCGTGGAGACGAGAAATGGAGTTCCTGTCGTCGTCGGCCAACTCTGCGGAAGATTGTATATGGGCAACGCCGATTGTCCTTTCCGGACGGCGGACGCTATGTTGAAAGAGATCGGCGGACGCCGTCCCATCGTGATCGACTTTCATGGCGAGGCGACATCGGAGAAGGTGGCGATGGGTTGGTATCTGGACGGTCGGGTCAGCGCCGTGATCGGCACGCATACTCATATTCCCACCGCCGACGAACGGATTCTGCCGCAAGGCGCGGCGTTTATTTGCGACGTGGGCATGACGGGGCCTTACGATTCCGTCATCGGGATGGAGATCGAATCCACTACCAATCAATTCATCACCGGCATCCGGCGGCATCACCAGGTAGCGAAGCAAAACGTAAAAATATGCGCCGTCATGATGCAAGTGGATGAAGCCAGCGGCAAAGCCTCCTCCATCGAGCGGGTAACGGTCTGCGGCGCCGACGTGACGGATAACGGCGAAGAATGA
- the xseA gene encoding exodeoxyribonuclease VII large subunit, producing MMELESIRLPYTVSELTEEIRLCLEERYDWVEVRGEISNFKKAPSGHVYFRMKDENAALECVAWRQTAMRWGGMELRDGAEVIAGGKIGLYPPRGQYQLVVSSLRLAGAGALQLRFEALKRKLAEEGLFDSARKRPLPYWPENIAVVTSPGGAALRDFVKTLREGGCPAKVMICPVLVQGEKAAGEISKAIAEINRRENFDLIVLCRGGGSLEDLWAFNEEAVARAIFTSRIPILTGVGHEIDFTIADFAADARASTPTGAASAIREIFERRRGELYADKERFLRTLPPVVERLRERIELTHRALKRYHPIAAIAMRRQRLDDIQSMLTLRMREHWIQAAAAQHEKGRRIADAMRRAVAERKNDLRRCEHLLRSYDPRRNLARGYAICRGEDGNIIRRIAQTAPRDRIDVFLADGSFASQVTEVRPAS from the coding sequence ATGATGGAACTTGAATCGATTCGCTTGCCCTATACGGTTTCGGAATTGACGGAAGAAATCCGGCTTTGCCTGGAGGAGCGCTACGATTGGGTGGAAGTACGGGGAGAAATTTCCAATTTCAAGAAAGCGCCGTCGGGACACGTCTATTTCCGCATGAAGGACGAAAACGCCGCGCTGGAGTGCGTGGCGTGGCGGCAAACAGCGATGCGCTGGGGGGGAATGGAATTGCGGGACGGCGCGGAAGTTATCGCCGGGGGCAAAATCGGGTTATATCCGCCGCGCGGACAGTATCAATTAGTGGTATCGTCCCTGCGGTTGGCGGGCGCCGGAGCGTTGCAGCTGCGCTTCGAGGCCTTAAAGCGGAAACTGGCGGAAGAAGGGCTGTTCGACTCGGCGCGCAAACGTCCCCTGCCCTATTGGCCGGAAAATATCGCCGTGGTTACTTCTCCGGGCGGGGCGGCGCTGCGGGATTTCGTGAAGACGCTGCGCGAAGGCGGCTGTCCGGCTAAGGTTATGATTTGCCCCGTATTAGTGCAAGGGGAGAAAGCGGCGGGAGAAATTTCGAAGGCGATCGCCGAAATCAACCGGCGGGAGAATTTCGATCTCATCGTATTATGCCGGGGCGGCGGCAGTTTAGAAGATTTATGGGCGTTTAACGAAGAGGCCGTCGCTCGCGCTATCTTTACGTCGCGGATTCCCATATTGACCGGCGTGGGGCACGAGATCGATTTTACGATCGCCGATTTCGCCGCCGACGCGAGAGCCTCCACGCCGACGGGAGCGGCTTCGGCGATCCGGGAGATTTTCGAACGGCGGCGGGGGGAATTATACGCCGATAAAGAACGGTTTTTACGAACATTGCCGCCGGTTGTGGAGCGGCTGCGCGAACGGATAGAACTTACCCATCGGGCGCTTAAGCGCTATCATCCTATAGCGGCGATCGCTATGCGGCGGCAGCGTCTGGATGACATACAATCGATGCTAACGTTGCGAATGCGGGAACATTGGATTCAAGCGGCGGCCGCACAGCACGAGAAAGGGCGGCGGATTGCAGACGCCATGCGCCGAGCTGTCGCCGAGAGAAAAAACGACTTGCGGCGATGCGAGCATCTCTTGCGCAGCTACGATCCCCGGCGCAACTTGGCGAGAGGCTACGCCATCTGCCGGGGCGAAGATGGGAACATCATCCGGCGCATTGCGCAGACGGCGCCGCGCGATCGCATAGATGTCTTTTTAGCGGACGGATCGTTCGCATCCCAGGTTACCGAAGTGAGGCCCGCTTCATAA
- the dxs gene encoding 1-deoxy-D-xylulose-5-phosphate synthase: MVLEKISCPEDLRDLSFAELEILAKDLRQSIIDVVSERGGHLAPCLGAVELIIALHRVFDCPKDKFVWDVGHQSYAHKLLTGRRDQFHTLRQYRGMSGFPRRSESRYDHFGTGHASTSVSAALGMAAARDLKGESYKVVAIIGDGGLTGGVAYEGLDHAGHLKKDMLVILNDNYMSISPNVGGISHYLNRIISSYYYNKTMEGVDKFLEKSIGKTLVRRLQKMGESIKSLIVPGAFFEELGFRYFGPINGHDLQLVEETLTSLKDLKGPILLHVITEKGHGYEPAENDPASWHGAKPFDKITGEPKTFAMKKSLGPAYTQVFSKVMCKMAEKNPKVVGITAAMASGTGLSALAQKFPNQFFDVGIAEQHAVLLSAGLACEGIRPVAAIYSTFLQRAFDQIYHDVCIQNLPVIFALDRGGVVGDDGATHQGLYDIAYLRALPNMVVSAAADEKELSALLWTALNYDGPFAVRYPRATGEGVKWLEEEAPLPIGKGEVMREGKEVAILAYGYMVYRALEAADLLKKEGIRPTVVNMRYAKPLDIEMIQDLAKTHHYFVAYEDHTLNGGFSSAVSEALHDLGMERFPLLRLGLPDEMIEHGERSEIFEEHGLLPRQVALRISQFIHSHAAAAVV, translated from the coding sequence ATGGTCTTAGAAAAAATATCCTGCCCAGAAGATCTGCGCGATTTGAGTTTCGCCGAGTTGGAAATTCTGGCGAAAGATTTGCGGCAAAGCATCATCGACGTCGTCAGCGAGCGCGGGGGGCACTTGGCGCCCTGCCTGGGCGCGGTAGAGCTTATTATCGCTCTGCATCGCGTATTCGATTGCCCTAAAGACAAATTCGTATGGGATGTGGGTCATCAATCCTACGCCCATAAATTGCTCACGGGGCGGCGGGATCAATTTCATACCTTGCGGCAGTATAGGGGCATGAGCGGATTCCCCCGGCGCAGCGAGAGCCGGTACGATCATTTCGGGACAGGCCATGCCAGCACGTCCGTTTCCGCCGCTTTAGGCATGGCGGCGGCGCGGGATTTGAAGGGGGAAAGCTATAAAGTCGTCGCTATCATCGGAGACGGGGGATTGACGGGCGGCGTGGCCTACGAAGGTCTGGATCACGCCGGGCATCTAAAAAAGGATATGCTCGTCATTCTCAACGACAATTACATGTCGATCTCGCCTAATGTAGGAGGGATTTCCCATTACCTCAACCGGATCATCAGTAGTTATTATTACAACAAAACGATGGAGGGCGTAGACAAGTTTTTGGAGAAGAGCATCGGCAAAACGCTGGTGCGGCGTCTGCAAAAGATGGGGGAAAGCATCAAGTCGCTGATCGTGCCCGGCGCCTTCTTCGAAGAGTTGGGCTTCCGTTATTTTGGTCCCATCAACGGTCACGATTTGCAGTTGGTGGAAGAGACGCTGACAAGCTTGAAAGATTTAAAAGGCCCGATCCTGTTGCACGTCATCACGGAAAAAGGGCATGGCTACGAACCGGCGGAAAATGATCCGGCCTCGTGGCACGGGGCCAAGCCGTTCGATAAGATCACGGGCGAACCGAAAACTTTCGCCATGAAGAAGTCCTTGGGACCGGCGTACACCCAAGTTTTCAGTAAAGTAATGTGCAAGATGGCGGAGAAGAATCCCAAAGTCGTGGGCATCACGGCGGCTATGGCCTCGGGAACGGGGCTTTCGGCGCTGGCGCAGAAATTTCCCAACCAGTTTTTCGACGTGGGCATCGCGGAGCAACATGCGGTGTTATTGTCGGCGGGATTGGCCTGCGAGGGCATCCGTCCGGTAGCGGCGATCTATTCCACCTTTTTGCAGCGCGCATTCGACCAGATTTATCACGACGTCTGCATTCAAAATCTGCCGGTGATTTTCGCCCTCGACCGGGGGGGCGTCGTAGGAGACGATGGAGCCACGCACCAAGGATTGTACGACATCGCCTATTTGCGCGCTTTGCCGAATATGGTGGTATCCGCCGCCGCCGACGAAAAGGAACTTTCGGCGTTGTTATGGACGGCGTTGAACTACGATGGCCCCTTCGCCGTGCGCTATCCCCGCGCCACTGGTGAAGGGGTAAAATGGTTGGAAGAGGAAGCGCCGCTGCCCATTGGAAAAGGCGAGGTAATGCGGGAAGGCAAGGAGGTCGCCATTCTGGCTTACGGCTATATGGTCTATCGCGCGCTGGAAGCGGCGGATCTGCTGAAAAAAGAAGGCATCCGTCCAACCGTAGTCAATATGCGCTACGCCAAGCCATTGGACATAGAGATGATCCAGGATTTGGCGAAGACCCACCATTATTTCGTCGCCTATGAGGATCATACGCTCAACGGAGGCTTTTCCAGCGCCGTTTCGGAAGCGCTTCACGATTTGGGTATGGAACGCTTTCCCTTACTGCGATTGGGATTGCCAGATGAAATGATCGAGCACGGCGAACGTTCGGAAATTTTCGAAGAGCATGGCCTATTGCCCCGTCAGGTCGCCTTGCGGATTTCGCAATTCATCCATTCCCATGCGGCGGCGGCCGTGGTTTGA
- a CDS encoding NAD(P)H-hydrate dehydratase: MYLLPYPLRIVTGSVMASIDRKAIDERGAPGLYLMERAGEGAAQGIFTALPPEKRRRAAILCGKGNNGGDGFVIARRLQEKGMAAAACLLSRGEELKGDARTNFLLAREAGIRIVECESSDSLKEFFQAEAGAEVWVDALLGTGSQGAPRGLIAEAIRELNNLPRKAFVASVDIASGVDADSGRVEGDAVYADATFTMGLPKVGHVVPPGLNYGKGLIILDIGLPSDLLRNADSEAELLTAALIDSWLPKRGRSAHKGSEGHILIIAGSRGMTGAALLCSKAAIRMGAGLATCVCPASLMPIYASGVWEMMTLPAPETDAGSLALEAFEWIFAEGKRYSAVVIGPGLGLHPSTQELARKVALEIDSPLLIDGDGLSALSQEILSARKHPWVVTPHPGEMGRLLGLSSAQVQADRWGCARRLASVSPHGTVLLKGPCTVIAQREGMMYVNPTGSPAMASGGMGDALAGTIGALLARGMNPMQAAAAGAFLHGLAADLFTQETGAETASAGQVIDRLQQAVSHVRNTCH, encoded by the coding sequence TTGTATTTATTACCATACCCTTTGCGAATCGTAACCGGCAGCGTAATGGCCTCCATTGATCGTAAGGCGATCGATGAGCGCGGCGCGCCGGGACTCTACCTTATGGAACGCGCGGGTGAAGGCGCGGCGCAGGGAATTTTTACAGCGCTACCCCCCGAAAAGCGCCGCCGCGCCGCCATTCTATGCGGGAAGGGTAATAATGGCGGTGATGGATTCGTCATCGCCCGCCGCTTACAGGAAAAAGGCATGGCGGCGGCGGCGTGTCTTCTAAGCCGAGGCGAGGAATTGAAGGGAGACGCAAGAACGAATTTCCTTTTGGCGAGGGAAGCGGGAATCCGGATCGTCGAATGCGAATCGTCTGATAGTCTGAAAGAGTTTTTCCAGGCGGAAGCCGGGGCGGAAGTCTGGGTAGATGCATTACTGGGAACCGGCAGCCAGGGCGCTCCAAGAGGATTGATCGCGGAAGCCATCAGGGAATTGAACAATCTGCCGAGAAAGGCTTTTGTCGCTTCGGTGGATATTGCTTCGGGCGTCGATGCCGATAGCGGCCGAGTAGAAGGCGACGCCGTCTACGCCGACGCTACTTTTACAATGGGTTTGCCGAAAGTCGGCCATGTAGTTCCGCCGGGTTTAAATTATGGCAAAGGATTGATTATTCTCGATATAGGGCTTCCCTCCGATCTGTTGCGCAACGCCGATAGCGAGGCGGAACTGCTGACGGCGGCTCTCATCGATTCATGGCTGCCCAAGCGGGGACGCTCGGCTCATAAGGGGAGCGAAGGACATATACTAATTATTGCCGGATCGCGGGGCATGACGGGCGCTGCTCTATTATGCTCGAAAGCAGCGATCCGCATGGGAGCGGGACTTGCGACTTGCGTTTGCCCCGCTTCTCTAATGCCGATTTACGCCTCTGGCGTTTGGGAAATGATGACGCTGCCTGCGCCGGAGACGGATGCGGGTTCTCTGGCGTTGGAAGCGTTCGAGTGGATTTTTGCGGAAGGCAAACGATACAGCGCTGTCGTTATCGGGCCGGGATTGGGATTGCATCCCTCGACGCAGGAACTGGCGCGAAAGGTTGCGCTGGAAATTGATTCGCCCTTGTTGATTGACGGCGATGGATTGTCCGCCCTATCGCAGGAGATATTATCTGCCCGCAAGCATCCATGGGTAGTTACGCCGCATCCGGGAGAGATGGGGCGGCTCTTGGGCTTATCGTCGGCACAAGTACAGGCGGATCGCTGGGGTTGCGCGCGCCGGCTCGCCTCCGTCTCGCCTCATGGGACGGTGCTTCTAAAAGGGCCTTGCACCGTGATCGCGCAGCGTGAAGGAATGATGTACGTCAACCCAACCGGCTCGCCCGCCATGGCTTCCGGCGGCATGGGCGATGCGCTGGCGGGAACCATTGGCGCTTTATTGGCGAGAGGAATGAATCCCATGCAAGCGGCGGCGGCTGGGGCTTTTTTGCATGGTTTAGCGGCGGATTTATTTACGCAAGAGACGGGCGCCGAGACGGCGAGCGCAGGGCAAGTCATTGATCGTTTGCAGCAAGCCGTTTCGCATGTTAGAAATACTTGCCATTAA
- the xseB gene encoding exodeoxyribonuclease VII small subunit, which yields MVKNAFVFEKGMERLEEILAQFDAGGLSLDEMEKNFAEGMAILKKCAERLDQAELRVSQLVNGKEENWTESAAEEE from the coding sequence ATGGTGAAAAACGCTTTCGTTTTCGAGAAGGGGATGGAACGTCTGGAAGAAATCCTAGCCCAGTTCGACGCGGGCGGCCTCTCGCTTGACGAAATGGAAAAAAACTTCGCGGAAGGCATGGCAATCCTCAAAAAATGCGCCGAGCGGTTGGACCAGGCGGAGTTGCGCGTGTCGCAGTTGGTCAATGGCAAAGAGGAAAATTGGACGGAATCCGCTGCGGAGGAAGAATAA